The sequence gggtgactctagaatgcgtttgtacaatatgggtatcaaatgaaaggtgttaatgagtattataaaagggtgtgggccttagttctattggtggacgccgtttcgaaatatcgccataaaggtggaccgggggtgactctagaatgtgtttgtacgatatgggtataaaattaaaggtattaatgagggttttaaaagggagtggtggtaattgtataggtggtcgccttttcgagatatcgccataaaggtggaccagggttgactctagaatgcgtttgtacaatatgggtatcaaacgaaaggtgttaatgagtattttaaaagggagtgggccttagttctataggtggacgccgtttcgaaatatcgccataaaggtggaccgggggtgactctagaatgtgtttgtacgatatgggtatcaaattaaaggtattaatgagggttttaaaagggagtggtggtaattgtataggtggtcgccttttcgagatatcgccataaaggtggaccaggggtgactctagaatgcgtttgtacaatatgggtatcaaacgaaaggtgttaatgagtattttaaaagggagtgggccttagttctataggtggacgccgtttcgaaatatcgccataaaggtggaccgggggtgactctagaatgtgtttgtacgatatgggtatcaaattaaaggtattaatgagggttttaaaagggagtggtggtagttgtataggtggtcgccttttcgagatatcgccataaaggtggaccaggagtgactctagaatgcgtttgtacaatatgggtatcaaatgaaaggttttaatgagtattataaaagggagtgggccttagttctattggtggacgccgtttcgaaatatcgccataaaggtggaccgggggtgactctagaatgtgtttgtacgatatgggtatcaaattaaaggtattaatgagggttttaaaagggagtggtggtaattgtataggtggtcgccttttcgagatatcgccataaaggtggaccagggttgactctagaatacgtttgtacaatatggttatcaaacgaaaggtgttaatgagtattttaaaagggagtgggccttagttctataggtggacgccgtttcgaaatatcgccataaaggtggaccgggggtgactctagaatgtgtttgtacgatatgggtatcaaaataaaggtattaatgagggttttaaaagggagtggtggtagttgtataggtggtcgccttttcgagatatcgccataaaggtggaccaggagtgactctataatgcgtttgtacaatatgggtatcaaatgaaaggtgttaatgagtattataaaagggagtgggctttagttctattggtggacgccgtttcgaaatatcgccataaaggtggaccgggggtgactctagaatgtgtttgtacgatatgggtatcaaattaaaggtattaatgggagttttaaaagggagtggtggtacttgtatatgtggagtcgttttccagatatcgaccaaaatgtggaccagggtgacccagaacatcatctgttggataccgctaatatatttatatatgtaatacctgccaagatttcaagggtgttttatttcaccctgcagaactatttcattttcttctacttaatatagtaggtgtcacaaccattttacaaagttttttctaaagttatatttcgcgtcaataaaccaatccaattaccatgttgcatcccttttttcgtatttggtatagaataaggcacttttttcatttttcgtaattttcgatatcgaaaaagtacgcgtggtcatagtcggatttcgttcatttttataccaagataaagtgagttcagataagtacgtgaactaagttcattaaagatatgtcgatttttgctcaagttatcgtgttaacggccatgcggaaggacagacggacgactgtgtataaaagctgggcgtggtttcaaccgatttcgcccatattcacagaaaacagttaacgtcataaaatctatgcccctaccaaatttcaaaaggtttgggaaatttttgttcgacttatggcattaaaagtatcctagacaaactaaatgaaaaagggcggagccacgcccattttgaaattttctttattttttgtattttgttgcaccatatcattactagagttgaatgttgacataatttacttatatactgtaaagatattaaattttttgttaaaattttacttaaaaaaaaaaaaattttttaaagtgggcgtggtcgttctccgtttttgccaatttttattaagcgtacatatagtaataggagtaacgttcctgccaaatttcatcatgatatcttcaacgactgccaaattacagcttgcaaaattttaaattaccttcttttaaaagtgggccgttccacgcccattgtccaaaattttactaattttctattcttcgtcataagttcaactcacgtaccaagtttcgtcgctttatctgtctttggtaatgaattattgcactttttcggtttttcgaaattttcgatatcgaaaaagtgggcgtggttatattccgatattgttcattttgaatagcgatctgagatgagtgctcaggaacatgcgtaccaaatttcatcaagatacctcaaaatttattcaagttatcgtgttaacggacggacgaacggacggacggacatggctcaatcaaattttttttcaatcctgatgattttgatatatggaagtctatatctacctcgattcctttatacctgtacaaccaaccgttatccaatcaaacttaatatactctgtgagcgctgctcaactgagtataaaaaaacaaacaggtactcagtgatatccacaaataggcgtcgaaCACCTATGCCAGGAACTGCCCGGTGAATCCAAGCCTTcaaaaaaatacccagaactcgcagaagaggaactctttctccctagggagacgcgcgtcactctagctcaacttcgatctgggttcTGTAACATGCTAAACtcttaggataggttaggtggtagctgccctgataaggatagctcacttggacaacacgaaggtccgttgtgataccacatacaccaaaaataacggtgacctagatccagctacttagagaatcgttgggtagcaacgataaagctccgaatgataccgatctcaactttggatatatcctcgggagatccaagtgagtcgcgacagaagtactttcgcctaattctggcaaaagctggacaatcaagcataaagtgatttggtgattccacctcatcatcctccatacagctgcagcaggatggagtttccagtatattgagacgtaccgcatggatagccatgggacagtgccctgtcaaaaccccaatgaccattgataggtgagccttagtgaacccaattatttcagcagacctcctgccatccactttcggccagaaagatcttgctaccctgcaagacgtggtatccgcccaacgtttgctgagctgattcgaggcccagctatggaggagcaatccacaggtggccagcgggatcccgaagtccctacagccatcttcatctggttcagttgtaccgatgcgggctaagagatccgcttgacagttacccgggatatcactatggcccgggacccagataatcttaattgtaaaataattcgatgcaatcgcaagcgaggtcaggcactcccagaccaccctcgatcgcactgtagttgagctcaaggccttgatagccgattggctatcagagtagatgttaaattccctaaccgtggtagcactggatagcattccatccaccgcatccttaatcgcagcaatttccgcttggaatacactgcagtgatcagccaacttaaacttgcggcttaaatttagctcttgacaaaagacccccccaccaacctttccatccagctttgacccatccgtgaacaagttaaccggtcccatgccccagataattcctcttccccaatcctctctctctggaataactggggtgaaggttgtatagggagctgttatcggcatacagtagtccgttctgtccgggatgaagtcgaaactggtaagaaggctagagtgtccgcggtcagaaagtctatatcccatatcacgaagcctgaccaacgaccttgccgcggccgcctttcccgcaatatctactgggtatatgttcagcatgacgttcagtgccaaggtaggcgttgttctgagagcgccactgataccgctcagcgccgtccgttgcactgacactaacattttggaggtgctcgccgtgtccagtgctttccaccagaccagcaccccatatagcagaatcggtttgaccaccatctcataaagccagtgtactattcttggcgagagtccctaTCTCTTTCcaatagctcctctgcagcagtacaaggcaatggcggccttcctggcccgatcttccacatagggtctccaggacagtttcttgtccaaaacaatccccaaatatttaaccctatcagaaagtaccaacggtacccctccaatcgagggagttctgaaatcgggcaccttatatcttcttgtgaaaaggaccaattccgtttttcccgggttgaccgccaatccacatgattcagcccacctagccacagtatccaggtagccctgaagaacatcgcgcagggcgcccagaaatttgcctctgactaggatagcgaggtcatctgcataggcaaccacccgacaaccattggcttccagctccacaagaagctcgttgactaccacaacccagaggagaggagataggacacccccctgtggcgtgcccctgcacaccttcctcttaattatggcccctccccactccgctgcgacaattctgccgcatagaagtttgctaataaattcaaccagagccgcctcgactcctaaacccaccagagctctttcgattgaccccggtaagacattgttaaaagctccctcgatgtctagaaaggcacccagagcatactctttgtgttctagggacccctctatttgctttacaatcgaatggagagccgtttccgtcgatctgcccttgcagtacgcatgttgtgaagccgacagtaacccccgaggtatcctttcccgtaggtacaggtcaatcaaccgctcaaacgtcttaagaagaaacgacgagagactgattggcctgaaatccttagggcctggagacttatagggcttgaacgaccctatagcccaggttatctgactttcccgtattggaatggcaggcacttctgcatggccaacgaccgccgaccatgcaggcgaagatccctgcgcaactgggacatcgggaaaatgattgtccagtaaaagccttagggactcctcgctactcatcgaccagtccccaccatcatctctcagataccccagaggagcggggttcctagagagtatttttctaaatctcgcggattcattgcagccttctacgttttcgcagaagcttcgccatgcatctcgcttggctatccttatttcatatttataaatccccagactcaccttatagagctcccagtccgagggtaatttactcctcctggctctgttgaagagccgccgactggacgctcttatgtcgtcaagagaatccgaccaccagggcggcttgcccttcccctgtaagttttcaatgggcaggacagctgaaaggcgctattgcttgccgaggtgaagttttccaccagaacgtctatctcagattcggacaggcccgaactaatgataggcaccgcaggcagtagctctcccagcttcctacaatacaagtcccagttagtacttttagggttcctaaaagatattttaccgggacgttcttcgttcactgagaactgaatatatcggtgatcagagaaggagtgctcgttgagaaccctccatccagatatccgaccttccagttctctactaaccagggtgaggtccaggacctcctcccttaacgcagtaataaaagtcgggtcattccccctattacatatacaaagtccctcatctacaataaaagtaaataaagactcacctctagtgttggtatccgagcttccccaaatgctatgatgggcatttgcatcggcaccgatgatcacgccaacacctctccgccttgcttcagcggtgatttcacccagtatcgcaggtggtggtcccactacgtccccgtggggcatgtacgctgagaccacccacatttcattacttcctcgctcgaggcagaccgtggttacgtcagcattgctgaaattagagagaataaaagctttaatctcttttttaacaagcacacaggatctaggcctacttgcctccccatgcaccaaggtgttgaattttccagtccttaatccagaaatcttactgccgttactactcagccacggctcctggacaaggactatatccactccgcctttttcaaggcagagcaacaaatttgcggaagccgccttagagtgctgaagattgatttgacggatttccatcaaaagcgcccttcttccgcaccccatccttggcggattcgtattagtattgtccattctaaaaaactcttacctatccagaatcaaccccgacaaacaaaatgaatgccctgcttgcaatgtgtccccacatgacaccaaccatgtcttcaattgtaatgtggatccaacgcctctaacaccccaacaacaacaacaccaacaacagacGGATAGTAAGAGGGATTGACATGGCTTAATGAACTTAGCTTATTCTTCCGATAATTTCGGTAATCTTATGGGTGggttctttttttgttgttgttgtagcagtaaggacactccccgaaggccttgcggagtgttatcgatgttgatggtcctttgccggatgcaaatctggtacgttccggtaacaagcaccataaatgcactagtccgaccatctcggtaacggtttattatgaccacatgaaaccttctaggccatcccgcccttccaccccctagatccatcaggagtttgttagtgaaacaggaatcaccacggatatgtgaggttgacaattgggttggagaagctatataataCGCGGATCATcctttgagagggttgcgctgcacCGCTCCTTGAatcgattttttattttaatcgcctcttaagacaggcatacctgccgcgggtatattttaagccccatAACGCGCTggggtgggtctatctctttttGTTAAGGACTTTAGATTTTTCAGGTTCACACCAAATTTAAGACATCATTTCATGTTTATGAAATGTGTAGCAAATAACCTTTTTCGAAAAAGGACTAGGATCTAAATAACAAGTCGGTTTCATAAAAGTAAacgtatttatttatgtacatacatatgtacttatatcTTACTAATCAAGACATTTTCTATTACAaaattaataacatttttttagttatttttttaatttgtttgttagtTGTATAACTAAAAAAAGTCCTTTTCAATTTTGACAAATTCCACAGTTCTTTTTCGATTCCAACAACGCAGCATCACTTTGTTTACCAAACGGTTCCTCACCATTCACATCCAAAAAGTAATTTCCCTTCAAATCTTTCGGCACAGCATAACCCATAGGAACTTTCGGACCCGGACATTTACCTTCTTCCGCTTGTGTTAGTGAACTGCAACGTACACCCAAATAGCTCATCTCATTTCCTGGATAAACTGTTTCTGCATAATATTGCCAAGAACGTGCATGAGCACAGCCAATATCGTAGCAACCTTTCGGTAAAGGACCAAGTCCTCCTGGATAAAAATCAATATCACCGGTCGGTTCACGTTTACCCAAAGCACCTGGATCGGAGTGAATTACATCAATAAATTCAGCATCGCCACGCATCAGTCCGGCGAGTGATTGACCTTCGTTGAAGCAAGGTTTGGCGGGGTCCAAAGCTGTTATACGTGGTATCAGCTTTCCAGTTTGATAGAAAAAATTACGTCCAGCGGCACCCATAATGTGTGCCCCCAAACTATGGCCAATTAAATGTATATTCTCCACTGGTACAATTTTGGTAAGCTCGACTAGACCAATAGCAATATTTCTACCGATTTCATCTGTGTTTAATGCAGACCATGTATAGAGGGTGTCAACGAAGTTTGCTGCATCTACAGCCTTTAAAAGGAAGAAAAGTGAAGTATTTTATTGGTGGAattccaatttttcttttaatagaGCTTATGATAATAAATATTATGTTATCTTCTTTTAACGCGGACTTCGTTTTTCACTACcttgtttttgttataaaaaagacTTGGCGCAACTTACCTCCAAGGAGATTAAGGCAAAGCTTTCCTTCTAATTTCCGTTGTGCTCCTTGTAAATTTCCTACGAATTGGCtgtacgggacctacatgttttatgccgaaaaATAACGACagctgaaaggcagatgagttttctctgaaaagtttttcgtggcagaaatgcACCCGCAGTATTTGTAAAACCTCTGCCGATGGTGGAACCCGCTTATAAAACttctttctaattgaaaatttttttactaagttcttcatgttgctttgcccgagactGGAATATAGGACCTTGGGTGTAGTAGGCAAAGCACTTGAGAACTTAGGAAATTCAATTTGATAAATCAACACTCTACCTCGTACCTCGCAGCCGGTGCGGTCATAAATTAAGAATATCAAGAGAAAATAATACGAAAAGTTAGTaatgtaaattaatttttaaattgattGATTGGAGAATGCCCGAAACTTTTACTAGAAAATCTGGTTGATGACGGGGGGATTTAGTATAGAGCAGATTTATGCAGGAATTATAATATCTTTATAATATGATTATGGCAACCTATATAGAGGCGGTTCTCAAGTATAAGAGGGTCATTTCTTTTCATAGGGTTAGTGCTGACGCCTGTTAAATATGTGCATGATATATTCATATGTGTATTCCCCTCTGGTAAGATTGACAAGAATTGAATAGAACAAGGTAAACGGGCATAACGTCAATGATACATATTTGAATGAAATCTCCGTTTGACCTTATGAAAATTTCGGGGAAAATAGtcctaaaaattacaaatttcccTCTTACCTACCCGCATGGGTATGGCTACTTCGAATGTCAAAAAGGATTGTGGTGATAAACGCGTCATTATTGACCATCACTTTATACGCTCTTTTCAGATGACGTTTCATTCATAACGAGGCTGTTAAATGtcacattatatatatataatgttaaGGCCTGTGAAGGCTATGATCTAATATCCCTCTTGTATTTTCCCCAGAATGTTGTCCATGGAGCTTTCTTCAGCTGCCTTCCTGCATCCATGGTCAAAAAATGGAAGGAAAAATCTGGAGTCGGAACGATGTtcatatataattatattttgGCAATGTAATGCGCAACCACGCAATAGGATCGCCACTATTTCTATCGCAAACAGACTACATATGAGAGTTTCCATTGTTACGACACTTTTGAGCAAAACTTTCAAAGAACTGATTTGATTATTTATACGAAAAAAATACTGCAAGAAATAAGAAATACATACATTCAagcaaattacaaatagaacaagtaaggaagtctaagttcgggtgaaacctaacattacatagccagcagtacacttgaaatgctgttgttgtttgttttgtgtgcttaatagtgttacatatggttctattctgaactaatttttcttcgagttatggctcccgaatcatagaaaattccttagtcataaaatgcgcggtgccactcccattttgtaatatttgaagctttccctatttattgttataagtccacttgagaaatgaaataccattgatataaagctttttctgcacagatataacttattttattcgtccacgacgcttttaaaaatcttttatataaaagtgggcgtggtccttaaccgatttcgttaatttttcttcaaagcagtccttatagtaaaggcaacctttctgccgaattttgttacgataggtttaacgatttttgatttatgattaataatatttgtaaaattgattttatcacaagtgggcggtgccacgcttattttaaaaaatttctaggtgtattatttactaaattatcagtttttttgtgtttcccaaaattttttatatataaaaagtgggcgtggttatcatccgatttcgctaattttcattaCTAATCTATTcctggtccagataagctagtgtaccaaatttggtaaatatatctcaatgtttactcaagttatcgtgctagcgGATGGACGggcggacatagctcaatcaaattttttttcgatactgatgattttgatatatggaagtccatatatctcgattcctttatacttgtacaaccaaacgttatccaatcaaagttaatacactctgtgtgcaaagcacgctgattatAAAAAATGGACTAGCCTCACTTGAACCCATGTTTTTTGAATGGTACaaaatgcatttatttattaGCTCAGAGAGGTATGGACCCCTATCGTCTCTTCGGTGATCGAGATACTCGTTTCGTAAAATTGCTTATTTTGTATCGTGTTATACGTGAACGTATAATTAGTATCGTGATTTGGTATTACGACTTCAGTGAGCGTACGAAAAAAGTCGTTAATGGCAATAAAATCCGagacgaattcagtaccagatTGATATCCCCAAaatctgattgcttcttcttaatattttttcatataacgccttgtactacaatatgcccgttaatcgaaatcaatgaaaattttcttttgacttgacattctactgcacggcgaattggttgaattcgctttgccactacTTGGTGTAAATTCGCGTTGATAAAATCTATTCGATAGCAAAAAGCATTGTGAATTTATACCAAGGCGAATCGATACCAGGTGgtgacaaagcgaattcaaccaattcgccgtgcagtagaatgtcaagtcaaaagaaaattttcattgatttcgattcactgacatattgtagtaccaggcgttgtatggaaaattatcaagaaaaagcaatcagctgatgggataacaccacctgtatgaattcgccttgattcatacatattcctccattgccatacctacctgtcaaataacagctgacagggagaacggttgtctcgaatggccagagaatggaagaaatgtttgttttttgttcGTGATTATTAatttgaagtgccatgaattgcccatttgtgtctcaaatcagcttttttttaaatgtctaGTTAATTaatgtgagcagccagttaagcaagcattttaaaatatgtaaatattgtaatgTACCGGTCGtttctaaaaatgttttaaaaacactattgaacaaataatttaagtaatcgaacagcgattgaacaggtgatcggggctgtttactattgtgaacgtttttatcaaacatttgccacttgtatgaattcacaatggcaaaaaggttttcgaaaacaatcatataaaaaaaagtctacagatttttaaaattttgtattaccATTTATAATTCGTCAAACATGGCTATACCTCCAGCTATCCAGTAGGAGCAAAAAATTCGAATTAACGACGAAGCGAAGTTTCCATCACCTTCACAGAAACTAAGAAAGCTGAGGTCTATTAAACCAGCTATATAAATAATCTCTCATCTAAATGCAACTCTGCGGCTTGCTTGACATCAACATGGCTTCCTAAAATAAAAACTCCTACCACCGGGATGGATGCCATTAATACGCAAAAAATTATGCACTGAACTAAAAAGTCTACCACGGAATAGAATTTCCTCTGCCCACCTTTTGCAATTCCAAAGTATGCTACCAGTCGAGATGGTATTTTACAGAAGCCTTGCCAATAAGATTAACAAGGGTATTCAAATCAGCCGCCTTGCTTCTAACAAACCTACTACTTGATGTTTCTCCCTTACCTAACCGCGAAACTGCGACCACACAATCAACACCATGGCTCCTGCATAGTTCATAGCACAGggctaaatttcaaaatttaatgcCTAGATCCCTAACCACAAGACGGCCTTTGTGTTACTCTATCTTTCAAAAGCTTTCGACTTGGCCCAGGTTCACTACCAGCAGGGCTTAATTCAGATGCCAGACGGTGAGACAACAAGAATTGAATAAATAAGAGGTTCCGAGCCATGTGTATTGTCTCCATTATTGCTTAAGTTTTGCACACATTATTTCAACCCAAAAAAAAACATGTGGGCGTCAAGTTTCTTTTACAGTTTTTTACGAGTTTATTACATCTTGTCAAAAAATACGGCACGATATTGAACCTACATATCTCAATACCAATATTGCCTCTCATTCGAACAGTTTCGTAAAGTTTTCACA is a genomic window of Eurosta solidaginis isolate ZX-2024a chromosome 4, ASM4086904v1, whole genome shotgun sequence containing:
- the LOC137250504 gene encoding vitellogenin-3-like, whose translation is MFPSVFRVYTFCLAITLLAIGCYSFSLGDVGKSFKDVVVGVGKDVANTIPTPEKMFESSKNLIIGYPFEVVSSSINTICSRALSSETIRPRITPDLHEMQFQLRTPCKKYNYSLLNADAMWKSSEFDPKKKVVILATGWRTTVNESDTTDVFAKAYNCRGDVNFVAVDAANFVDTLYTWSALNTDEIGRNIAIGLVELTKIVPVENIHLIGHSLGAHIMGAAGRNFFYQTGKLIPRITALDPAKPCFNEGQSLAGLMRGDAEFIDVIHSDPGALGKREPTGDIDFYPGGLGPLPKGCYDIGCAHARSWQYYAETVYPGNEMSYLGVRCSSLTQAEEGKCPGPKVPMGYAVPKDLKGNYFLDVNGEEPFGKQSDAALLESKKNCGICQN